The Labilibaculum sp. sequence ATTGTGGTTGGGATCGTCGGTCGTGGCGGCATTGTAAAACCCCTTGAAGGGGGAACTTACACAATCAGCAACAGCTTCCTTGAAGACGCAAGAACAGGTAGTTTTGGAGATCATGCCTCGAATCTGGGAAGTATGCTTGCCGATAAACTGGCTAAACATTTTCATCTGGATGAGAGTTTTACCGTTGATCCTGTCTCTGCGGGCAACATTTGGGAAAAAGCACGTATATCAGGTGTGCCGGGCATTGAACGAAACAGAAGAGGGCATCCTTTAAACATGAAAATGACTGCCCGGAAAATTGCCAAACAACAAAATATCCCTTTCGAAAAGGCTAAGTATGTTATTGCTCATTTGGGGGGCGGAATTTCCATTGCAGCAGTTGATGGGGGTAAAATTGTAGATGTAAACGATGCTTTGATGGGAATGGGACCTTTCTCGCCTAACCGGGCCGGAGCCTTGCCCACTCGTGGTGTAATGGATTTATGTTATTCGATGCCCCGGAAAGAGGTTGAAACACTGCTGAGTAAAAACAGCGGACTAAAAGCTTACTTAGGTGTTGATGATTTACGTGATGTTTTTAAATTAATAGATTCGGGGAATGAAAAAGCACAACTTATTTACGATGCATTTGTATATCAAATTGCGAAAGAGATTGGCGCTTACCATGCTGCCCTAAAATGCAAGGCGAATGGAATTATCATAACTGGTGGAATAGCCTATTCGGAGCGCTTTATTTCTGATTTAAAAGAATATGTTTCAGACCTTACTGATTTCTTTGTTTATCCGGGCGAAAACGAAATGGAAGCTCTGGCAGAAGGTGCTTTTCGGGTAATTGACGGAATTGAATCAGCCTTGAAATATTAATCCCCAATAT is a genomic window containing:
- the buk gene encoding butyrate kinase, whose protein sequence is MNPKEIVIVINPGSTSTKIALYNRSGLVSEHIIRHSQKELDQFHKVTDQFEYRYQMVETGLDQMLSKKDVIVVGIVGRGGIVKPLEGGTYTISNSFLEDARTGSFGDHASNLGSMLADKLAKHFHLDESFTVDPVSAGNIWEKARISGVPGIERNRRGHPLNMKMTARKIAKQQNIPFEKAKYVIAHLGGGISIAAVDGGKIVDVNDALMGMGPFSPNRAGALPTRGVMDLCYSMPRKEVETLLSKNSGLKAYLGVDDLRDVFKLIDSGNEKAQLIYDAFVYQIAKEIGAYHAALKCKANGIIITGGIAYSERFISDLKEYVSDLTDFFVYPGENEMEALAEGAFRVIDGIESALKY